One part of the Paraglaciecola sp. L3A3 genome encodes these proteins:
- the sodC gene encoding superoxide dismutase family protein: protein MKKHSIAVLVASVSLALSTVTFAGDKEKTVTINDLKTGESIGQITLSNYDDDGVVFSPKLAGLTPGIHGFHIHQNGDCSAAMKDGKKVLGGAAGGHYDPEKTDKHSVPWSEKGHEGDLPTLYVDIDGNADLPVFAPELELEDIEGRAIMIHANGDNYSDSPKPLGGGGERVACGVIAKS, encoded by the coding sequence ATGAAAAAACATTCTATAGCCGTTTTAGTTGCTTCGGTTTCTTTGGCTCTCAGCACTGTGACTTTTGCAGGAGATAAAGAAAAAACAGTGACAATAAATGATTTAAAAACGGGTGAAAGTATTGGACAAATAACACTCAGCAATTACGACGATGATGGGGTTGTGTTTAGTCCTAAATTGGCAGGATTAACACCGGGTATACATGGGTTTCATATTCATCAAAATGGTGATTGTTCAGCGGCCATGAAAGATGGTAAAAAAGTTTTAGGTGGCGCTGCTGGGGGGCACTATGATCCCGAAAAAACAGATAAACATAGTGTTCCATGGTCTGAAAAAGGCCATGAAGGTGATTTACCTACCTTGTATGTTGATATTGATGGTAATGCCGACTTACCCGTATTTGCACCAGAACTTGAACTGGAAGACATCGAGGGGCGGGCCATTATGATCCATGCTAACGGTGACAATTATTCTGATTCACCAAAACCCTTAGGTGGTGGTGGCGAACGCGTAGCTTGTGGTGTTATTGCAAAAAGCTAG
- a CDS encoding transposase: MSWDDLRKGRYSQAHGEYFITFNTQNRQCYFSEFNLACLFCRQINVNETQHHCTWLTWVLMPDHFHGLLRLGNKGSNLSKVVGALKGVSGFRVNKKISRNGKVWQSSFYDRALRDEDDRKTIARYIVANPLRKGLVKHLNDYPFWNSVYL; this comes from the coding sequence ATGTCATGGGATGATTTAAGAAAAGGCCGTTATTCGCAGGCTCACGGCGAATACTTCATAACCTTTAACACACAAAACCGACAGTGCTATTTTAGTGAATTCAATTTAGCGTGTTTGTTTTGTCGACAGATTAACGTTAATGAAACTCAACATCATTGTACTTGGTTAACCTGGGTATTAATGCCAGACCATTTTCACGGTTTATTACGCTTAGGTAATAAAGGCTCTAACTTGTCAAAAGTAGTGGGGGCTTTAAAAGGAGTCAGCGGTTTTAGAGTTAATAAGAAAATAAGTAGGAATGGTAAAGTTTGGCAGTCTTCGTTTTATGATCGTGCGCTACGGGATGAAGATGATAGAAAAACTATAGCGCGATATATTGTCGCTAATCCATTAAGAAAAGGTTTAGTGAAACACCTTAACGATTACCCATTTTGGAATTCAGTATATTTGTAG
- a CDS encoding Yip1 family protein, whose amino-acid sequence MDDRFKHLGPIEHPDETGIYMDVLSQCIGNPDIKNIAIAGPYAAGKSSVINKYLKHYLDTPEDNKKTNNLFTNWFNNKTKNKSHKVLTIAIATFQERQSPQGDVEDLQLQILQQILYTETGAELPRSRFNRIKNIKRSLLAPLLITIWSIISYFLFAHSSILTIYKPWSYEYFLVFLMVWINSVLTILGLEWFFHFLSSKTFSKISLKNLEFEKSKDDDTSILNKYFDEILYFFDRHPYELVIFEDLDRFKEPEIFTKLRELNTLLNQNRGIKRDIQFIYALKDSMFAVNDRTKFFDFILPVVPVTGTANSEDEFIARNQKLSTELTVDKNLLRDISQFITDPRTINNTFNEYVIYKTAINSPNLDSAQLFSLVLYKNIFVKDFDELHYGKGMLYDVLTHTEEYKLIIKQGIVSEIDDLEVKIANADYENSFSENELLNIYIAQLYRQGICSIFKNQSRQDLSDIKTIAKLKELIPKEDSQIAGVNFNNHRVHLVTSVKALEKELNPGTTIDARLIAAKNKTEGKLKQLREQSQKLRKKLKDIELSKLRELSEYDETIIKIIDEKFSEDGNSKDSPWQHVALVKYLVRKGLLNENYQLYSTVFNNKEHWTIKDQQLFLKIQSRQKSEYSFTLDNPAELVKRLTGSDFKSIYIFNVSILECILEHCPKNAKTSNFLQTIKEHYSEEGAKFLSSYLSVGNNLHTLSKQLLKEWPEYLEVVFNQSQSGTEAQWLINTIDKYYLDKLPSHELLLNILEEQPEIFIQEGDNQDSSNALELIIHFELNIPSLDALSHFPISYASIIEEARFKLSLNNMQLALAHYGLDTTSIQKQTYQQVLNTNNTKLRERIDSNIDTYVENVMFQNTENTEEPEAALLHLINNIKLSDKNREKVIDQQLHVFQSLENVNSGHDFIFEHRKILPSWQLLAEYYDSEMVNNNTFVDYVSDKNTIERLLKSNINEIKQNIDVFSDLQNFLLNSNDINDTAYSKIANVIIDNSLDQWPKISDEKMQILLDLKVVKLNSNTYENIADKPTLLAHLIVNNTSEYLKHNNELSSLDFKDISEILKLNPEYSLAVFIAELLPSFSLEEYNIDGDKLTETYLLLEPDNTNPKFIETLILHTSKNTNISDLFDRLLSLVPENEYTQIIVKLGHKLTKSKIKNALSKHPNEKLSDLTSSGKRPNLAVTEINRQLLEILKEQKILSDYTSENGVYPIRKSRDWL is encoded by the coding sequence ATGGACGACCGTTTTAAACATTTGGGCCCAATAGAACACCCAGATGAAACAGGTATTTATATGGATGTATTATCTCAATGCATTGGAAATCCAGATATAAAAAATATAGCTATTGCTGGCCCTTATGCTGCTGGAAAAAGTTCTGTAATTAATAAATACCTCAAACATTATCTTGATACACCTGAAGATAATAAAAAAACTAATAATTTGTTTACTAACTGGTTCAATAATAAGACAAAAAACAAATCTCACAAAGTTCTCACAATTGCTATTGCGACCTTTCAAGAAAGACAATCGCCCCAGGGGGATGTGGAAGATTTACAGTTACAAATTCTACAGCAGATTTTATACACAGAAACTGGTGCTGAACTTCCCCGTTCTAGATTTAATCGAATAAAAAACATAAAAAGGTCTTTATTAGCGCCTTTGTTAATTACAATTTGGTCAATAATTTCTTATTTTTTGTTTGCTCATAGTTCCATCTTAACCATCTACAAACCATGGTCATATGAATATTTCCTTGTATTTCTAATGGTATGGATTAACAGCGTTCTGACAATTTTGGGATTAGAGTGGTTTTTCCATTTTTTATCTTCAAAAACCTTTAGCAAAATATCACTTAAAAACTTAGAGTTTGAAAAATCAAAAGATGATGATACGTCGATCCTCAACAAATACTTTGATGAAATTTTATATTTCTTCGATAGACACCCTTATGAACTAGTTATTTTCGAAGACCTAGACAGATTCAAAGAGCCTGAGATTTTTACTAAGCTGCGCGAGCTAAATACATTACTAAATCAAAATCGAGGGATAAAACGAGATATACAGTTTATCTATGCTCTAAAAGATTCAATGTTTGCAGTAAACGACCGTACTAAGTTTTTTGACTTTATTTTGCCGGTAGTACCTGTAACTGGTACTGCAAATTCAGAAGATGAATTTATTGCCCGAAATCAAAAACTCAGCACAGAACTCACTGTTGATAAGAATCTGCTTCGTGATATTTCACAATTCATCACAGACCCACGCACTATCAATAATACCTTCAATGAATACGTGATCTATAAAACAGCCATAAACAGTCCAAATCTTGACTCTGCACAGCTATTTTCGCTGGTCCTATACAAAAATATATTCGTAAAAGATTTTGATGAGCTACATTACGGCAAAGGAATGTTATATGACGTTTTGACTCATACTGAAGAATATAAGTTAATAATTAAGCAAGGGATTGTATCTGAGATAGATGACTTAGAAGTAAAAATTGCTAATGCTGATTATGAAAACTCTTTTTCAGAAAATGAGTTGTTAAATATTTATATAGCTCAACTTTATCGACAAGGAATTTGCAGTATTTTTAAAAATCAGTCTCGTCAGGACCTCAGTGATATTAAAACTATCGCCAAGCTTAAAGAATTAATTCCAAAAGAAGATAGTCAAATAGCAGGTGTCAATTTTAATAATCATCGTGTTCATTTAGTTACATCAGTTAAAGCCTTAGAAAAAGAACTGAACCCAGGAACCACTATTGATGCGCGTCTAATAGCCGCAAAGAACAAAACGGAGGGCAAGCTAAAACAGCTCAGAGAACAATCGCAAAAGCTCAGAAAAAAACTTAAGGATATTGAACTTAGCAAACTAAGAGAACTGTCAGAGTATGATGAAACGATAATTAAAATTATTGATGAAAAGTTTTCTGAGGATGGTAATTCTAAAGATTCACCATGGCAGCACGTTGCTTTGGTTAAGTATCTTGTCCGCAAAGGGTTACTAAATGAAAATTACCAATTGTATTCGACCGTATTCAACAACAAAGAACACTGGACAATAAAAGATCAACAATTATTTCTAAAAATTCAATCTCGTCAGAAATCTGAATATAGCTTTACATTAGACAATCCAGCTGAACTGGTAAAAAGATTGACGGGTTCTGATTTTAAATCAATTTATATTTTCAATGTTAGTATACTTGAGTGCATTCTCGAACACTGTCCAAAGAATGCTAAAACCTCGAATTTTTTACAAACCATAAAAGAACATTACTCGGAAGAGGGAGCTAAGTTTTTGAGTAGTTATTTATCGGTTGGAAATAATTTGCATACATTATCGAAACAGCTTCTCAAGGAATGGCCTGAATACCTAGAAGTCGTATTTAATCAGTCCCAAAGTGGTACTGAAGCACAATGGTTAATTAATACAATTGATAAGTATTATCTGGATAAATTACCGTCTCATGAATTACTACTAAATATTTTAGAAGAGCAGCCTGAAATTTTTATTCAAGAAGGTGACAATCAAGACTCAAGTAATGCACTTGAATTGATTATTCATTTCGAACTAAATATCCCTTCGCTTGATGCTTTAAGTCACTTTCCTATTAGCTACGCTTCGATTATTGAAGAAGCTAGATTCAAACTATCCTTAAATAATATGCAATTAGCTTTGGCACATTATGGTTTGGATACAACAAGTATTCAAAAACAAACATATCAGCAGGTTTTGAATACCAACAATACAAAATTGCGCGAACGCATTGATTCCAATATAGACACTTATGTTGAAAATGTTATGTTTCAAAATACAGAAAATACAGAAGAACCCGAAGCAGCTCTTCTTCATCTTATCAATAACATTAAGTTATCAGACAAAAATAGAGAAAAAGTAATAGATCAACAATTACACGTATTTCAAAGTTTAGAGAACGTAAATTCAGGTCATGATTTTATTTTTGAGCACCGAAAAATTCTACCTTCGTGGCAATTGTTAGCAGAGTATTATGATTCTGAAATGGTTAATAATAATACATTTGTTGATTACGTATCAGATAAAAATACTATTGAAAGGCTACTGAAAAGTAACATCAATGAAATAAAACAGAATATTGATGTTTTTAGTGATTTACAAAATTTTCTTTTGAATTCTAATGATATTAATGACACTGCCTACAGTAAGATAGCCAACGTTATTATAGACAACTCCCTAGATCAGTGGCCTAAAATTTCAGATGAAAAAATGCAGATACTACTGGATTTAAAAGTAGTAAAACTGAATTCAAATACTTATGAAAATATCGCAGATAAACCAACACTGTTGGCACACTTAATTGTAAACAACACGTCGGAATATTTGAAACATAACAATGAATTATCTTCGTTGGACTTTAAAGATATTTCAGAGATATTGAAGCTTAATCCTGAATATAGTTTGGCCGTGTTTATTGCCGAGCTACTACCTAGCTTTTCTCTCGAAGAATATAATATTGACGGCGATAAGCTAACTGAAACATATTTATTACTTGAACCTGATAATACTAATCCCAAATTCATTGAAACCTTGATTCTTCACACATCAAAGAATACAAATATTAGTGACTTGTTTGACAGACTTTTATCATTAGTTCCGGAAAACGAATACACTCAGATTATTGTTAAACTTGGCCACAAGCTAACCAAGTCGAAAATTAAGAATGCTTTATCTAAACACCCAAATGAAAAATTAAGTGATTTAACCAGCAGTGGAAAACGTCCAAACTTGGCAGTAACTGAAATTAATAGACAGTTACTCGAAATACTAAAAGAACAAAAAATTCTTTCAGATTATACAAGCGAAAATGGGGTCTATCCAATTAGGAAAAGCAGAGATTGGCTTTAA